The genomic segment GCACAATAAGTCGCAACTTCTCGCGCTGCGTCATTGTGCGTCCTTCACGTATGTATGAGAGCAAATCTTGACTCTTGCTCATTCGCTTCTGAAAATAAAATGAATGAATATTGTTAAATCTCAGCAAAGATACGCCTTTTTCATGAAATGGCCAAACCTTTCTTGTTTTTTTGATATTTGTTTCGACTTTCAGCGCTTTATGTGACATGGTGCGAAGGAAACGAAACATATACAAAATGTTTTTTCGTGTTTTTTTGTTACTTTTGCAGGCTGAATACGAATACAAAAACCTTTAAACGTATATGAGGAAATTATTTTTATTAGCATTCTCATTGGCTGCCACGTTGACAGTCAATGCGCAGAACCCGTATCTGCCCTTGTGGGAGCATGTGCCCGATGGCGAGCCCCGCGTATTTGAAGATCCCGATCAGCCGGGTAAGTATCGTGCCTACATCATTGGTTCGCATGATGTGAACTATTCTGCCTACTGTGGTCCCGACATCCGCATGTGGTCGGCTCCCGTGGAAGACCTTAGTCAATGGCGTGACGAGGGTCCTATCTTCTCGTGGTTTGTCAACGGCCAGTGGGATACGATGTATGCTCCCGATCTTGTGGTAACCACCGATCGCAAAACTGGCAAGAAGACCTATTGGCTCTATCCCCATTCTCGCGGCAATGGCCGTATTGCCATGGTTTGTAAGGGCGACCGTCCCAATGGTCCCTTCACCCCTGTGAACCTGACTCCCGATGGTACGCGCTGTGTGCAGGGCTCGCTCATTGATTTCGATCCCTCTGTATTCATTGAGAATATCACCGACAAGAAAGATAAGGACTATGACAAGGGCTTCCGTGCCTATGTGTTCTATGGCTTCCAGCACTCTACTGCTTGCGAACTCGACCAGAACACCATGTACTCTAAGCGTCCCGGCACCGACCTGATTGACCCCTTCATCCCTGCTGTTAGCGCCGATGGTCGCCTGTTGGATAGAGCCGGTAGCGAGTATAAGGCCCTCTATAAGGGTCAGGACCCCAAGGATTTCAATTTCTTTGAGGCCTCAAGTATCCGTCAGGTGGGCAACAAGTACGTGATGGTGTTCTCGGGCTATTCTGGCAAAGAGTACGGTTTGGGCAACACCAACTCAGCCCTGCGCTATGCTTATGGCGACTCACCCCTTGGTCCATGGCGTTCAGGTGGCGTGCTGGTTGACTCGCGTGGCGTTGTGCTCAACGAGGATGGCTCTAAACTTATCACAACCAATGCCGGTCACAACACCCATGGCTCTCTGCAGGAGATCAATGGCCAGTGGTATGTGTTCTATCACCGTCCTCCCCGTGGCTTCGGCAATGCCCGTCAGGCTATGGTGGCTCCAGTGAAGATTACATGGGACAAGAAGCCTGTGGCCAAGGGTGGTAAGGTGGTGATCACCGGTTATGACCCCTATACCAAAGATAATGTGTGGACAGCTAAGGCTACCGATGGCAACGAATATACTGGTGCCGAGGTGACCAGCGAGGGCTTCCAGATCTTCGGTCTGGCTCCCTATAACTACTACAGCGCTGGCTATGCAGCCTTTATGTATGGCCCCAACAGCAACAACTGGATGCAGGACAACCACGACGTGTGGAACAACTCGATGGACCTGGCCGGCATTCAGAACGGTGGCATCGTAGGCTTTAAGTATTTCGGCTTCGGTGGACTGGCCAAGGACACCAAGGGTTGCAAGGCCTTCGAGGGTACCAAGGCTGGCGACAAAACTACGCTTGGCATCAATCTGACTCCCAATGGCAAGGGCGCCTTCAAGGTTCACGTCATGTTGGATGATCCTTGGAAGGGTCAGGAGATTGCTGTCGTTGACGTGCCCGCCAATGCCGAGCGTAAGGCAACGATGTATTATGCAGCTGTTCCTGCTGTCGAGGGACTCACCGGCAAGCACGCCATCTATCTCGTGACCGATGGCCCCGAGGTGCAGCAGCCCCAGCAGCCTCAGGGACGTCCTGGTGGCTTCGGTGGTCGTGGTCCTCAGCAGCCTCAGCGTCCGCAGGGCTTGTTCGACCTCCACGGAATCAGCTTCTCTAAGGGTGCAAACCATACGGCTCCTGTTGTGCCTCAGCTCACCATCACTGCCGATGGCAAGAAGCTGAATATCCCCTCTACGCCTATCCGTTTCAACAATCAGAATGGCTATGCCGACCAGATTCGCTATCAGGTCTATGGTCCTCTGACTGTTGGTACCAAGCTCGAGGCCAAGGCCAATGTGCCTGGTGTGAAGGTTGAGGTGAGTCCTATCGTTGAGGGTCGTGCCACTGTGAAGGCCACCTACAATGGTCAGACCAAGATATTCCTGATTAACTAATATGTTCATGATGAAGAGATTCTGTTTCATAGCCCTGCTGACAGGTTTTGCCCTGTCGGCATGGGCAGACAGGAACGAGGCTGAGGATGGCATCGTGACACTTAAGAGTGGCCACGCCGCTATCGCCATCGACACCCAGAAGGGTGGTAAGGTGTTGTCGCTCAAATACGACGACAAGGAGGTTATCTCACAATCGCGCTTCCCCGAGTCATTCGGTAGCACGTTCTGGACAAGTCCGCAGAAGGAGTGGAACTGGCCCCCTGTGAGCGAGTTTGACAAGCAGCCCTATCAGGTGAAGGAGCAGAGCGACAAACGCTTGGTCATCGCCAGCAACCCGTCGCAGCGCCTGGGAATGAGTGTGGCCAAGGACTTCTCTCTGGGCAAGCAGGATGGTTCGTTTGTGGTCACCTATTCTATCAAGAACGAGGGCAGTGAGGCCCGCAGCGTTGCACCTTGGGAGATTACCCGTGTGCCCAATGCCGACGGACTCATCTTCTTCGAGGTTGTTGATAGCATCTGGCCTACAGGACTGATGACCTTCACGGAGGCCAACGGTGCTTCATGGTATGCCACCGACGACGCTCAGCAGAATCGTAAGATCAATGCCGACGGTAAGGGCTGGCTGGCCTTCGCAGGCAATGGCCTGTTGTTGGTCAAGGCCTTCGACGATCTGAAGGCTGGCGAACCTGCTCCTGGCGAGGCCGAGATTCAGGTGTATGTGAATCGCGGCAAGAGTTTCATCGAACTTGAGAGCCAGGGTGCCTATAAGCTGTTGCAGCCTGGCGAGAGCCTTTCGTGGACCGTTCGCTGGTTCTTGACTCCCACCGCAGAGACTCAGCCTTCCGCCTCGCTTGTCAAGACAGTGAAGAAACTCATCAAATAAATAAGTATCGAAAAAAAGAATGAGATTGTCCAAGTGGACAATCTCATTTTTTATTTCACAAATATTTTCTTTCCTCCTCGAATTTGACATTCATTGATTTACAACTATTTGCGTGAGCTTGGCGTTTCAATGTTGCAAAATGCATAAAAGCATCCTTGTAGCAAACATCTAATAACCATCGGCAAAGGTATACATTTTTTCAAAATAGAGATAAGAAAACCAATATAAATGCATCGGAATAGTCAATAAGTCTTAAAAAAGCGTCTAATTTCGGACAAAAATGCAAAAATACCATGCTTTTTCTTGTTTGTTCCGAAAAAAATATCTAATTTCGGACAGAAATTTAAGGATTAATTATAATTGTATGCCCCAGATACTATCAAAGGAGATACGGAATCGCATCGTTTCAGGTGGTGAAAATAAGATGTACACCATTAGCGATTTTGCCGACTTGAACAACGACTCGTTGGTTACGAGAGTGTTGTCAAGGCTGGAAGAGGAAGGTATGCTTGTGCGATTGACCCAAGGACTATATCTCTACCCCAAGCAAACTCGGTTTGGCATTGTTAAGCCTACCCCGTATGAAATTGCCAAGGCTGTAGCAGGAAAAGACCATGCAAAGGTGATTCCTTCAGGTGCCATGGCGTTGAACGAATTGGGCTTATCTACTCAGATTCCTACCAACGCAGTGTTCATCACCAATGGAACACCACGCACAATAAAAGTTGGTAATCAGATCATCACTCTGAAACGGGCCGTACCAAAGATGTTCTCATTCCAAAGTACCTTGTTCCCTTTGGCCATTACGGCCATGAGGGATCTTGGGGCTGCGAATGTAGATGATACTATGGCAACTCGGATTATAGAGATATTATCAAAAGATGACAAAGAGGCAATCAAAGCTGACTTTCTAAAAGCACCAGCTTGGATTAGAAAGAAACTGGCTCCTCTGTATTCATAATTATAATGAGGTATAAGGAATGAAACGACAGCAGTTATGGACAGACCTTGACATCAGTGAGCGTCAGGTGATACTTGAAAACGTCAGGGAGAAACGGAAGCTTGACGTTATCGCAATAGAAAAGGACTTTTGGGTCAGCATGGTCCTAAAAGCTCTATTCTCATTGCCCGTACGAAAAAGCATTGTATTTAAAGGAGGAACTAGTTTGAGTAAAGGCTGGAAC from the Prevotella sp. E15-22 genome contains:
- a CDS encoding DUF4380 domain-containing protein, with the protein product MMKRFCFIALLTGFALSAWADRNEAEDGIVTLKSGHAAIAIDTQKGGKVLSLKYDDKEVISQSRFPESFGSTFWTSPQKEWNWPPVSEFDKQPYQVKEQSDKRLVIASNPSQRLGMSVAKDFSLGKQDGSFVVTYSIKNEGSEARSVAPWEITRVPNADGLIFFEVVDSIWPTGLMTFTEANGASWYATDDAQQNRKINADGKGWLAFAGNGLLLVKAFDDLKAGEPAPGEAEIQVYVNRGKSFIELESQGAYKLLQPGESLSWTVRWFLTPTAETQPSASLVKTVKKLIK
- a CDS encoding DUF6088 family protein gives rise to the protein MPQILSKEIRNRIVSGGENKMYTISDFADLNNDSLVTRVLSRLEEEGMLVRLTQGLYLYPKQTRFGIVKPTPYEIAKAVAGKDHAKVIPSGAMALNELGLSTQIPTNAVFITNGTPRTIKVGNQIITLKRAVPKMFSFQSTLFPLAITAMRDLGAANVDDTMATRIIEILSKDDKEAIKADFLKAPAWIRKKLAPLYS